A section of the Prionailurus bengalensis isolate Pbe53 chromosome C2, Fcat_Pben_1.1_paternal_pri, whole genome shotgun sequence genome encodes:
- the SON gene encoding protein SON isoform X1 translates to MATNIEQIFRSFVVSKFREIQQELSSGRNEGQLNGETNTPNEGNQAGDAAASARSLPNEEIVQKIEEVLSGVLDTELRYKPDLKEASRKSRCVSVQTDPTDEIPTKKSKKHKKHKNKKKKKKKEKEKKYKRQPEESESKAKSHHDGNIDLESDSFLKFDSEPSAMALEHSVRAFGLSETSESPAVVLEPPVVSMEVSEPHTLETLKPATKTAELSVASTSVISVQSEQSVAVTLEPPMTKILDSFTMAPVPTTTVVLKSSEPVVTMSVEYQMKPVLKSLDTTPAEQSKMLEPPVAKGLEPSETLVVSSEITAEVHPEPSTSTTVDFPESSATEVLRLPEQPVEVPSEIADSPMTRPQELPELPELPKTTALELPESSVASVVELPGPPATSKPELQGPPVTPLLELPGPSATPLPELPGPLSTPVSELLGPPATAVPELPGPSVTSVPQLSQELPGLPAPSVGLEPPQEVPEPPVMAQELPGLPAVTAAVELPGQPAVTVAMELAEQPVTTSELEQPVGMTTVEHPGQPEVTTAAGLLGQSEAAMVLELPGQPVATTALELPGQPSVPGVPELPGLPSATRALELSGQPVATGALELPGQLMATGALEFSGQSGAAGALELLGQPLATGVLELPGQPGAPELPGQPVATVALEISVQSVVTTTELSTMTVSQSLEVPSTTALESYNTVAQELPTTLVGETSVTVGVDPLMAQESHMLASNTMETHMLASNTMDSQMLASNTMDSQMLASNTMDSQMLASSTMDSQMLATSSMDSQMLATSSMDSQMLATSSMDSQMLATSSMDSQMLATSSMDSQMLATSSMDSQMLATSSMDSQMLATSTMDSQMLATSTMDSQMLATSSMDSQMLASGTMDSQMLASGTMDAQMLASGTMDAQMLASSTQDSAMLGSKSPDPYRLAQDPYRLAQDPYRLGHDPYRLGHDAYRLGQDPYRLGHDPYRLTPDPYRMSPRPYRIAPRSYRIAPRPYRLAPRPLMLASRRSMMMSYAAERSMMSSYERSMMSYERSMMSPMAERSMMSAYERSMMSAYERSMMSPMAERSMMSAYERSMMSAYERSMMSPMADRSMMSMGADRSMMSSYSAADRSMMSSYSAADRSMMSSYTADRSMMSMAADSYTDSYTDTYTEAYMVPPLPPEEPPTMPPLPPEEPPMTPPLPPEEPPEGPALPTEQSALTAENTWPTEVPALPPEESVSLSEPSVSQSEISEPSTLPANYSVSASDPSVLASEAAVTVPEPPLEPESSVTSTPIESAVVAEEHQIVPERPMTYMVSETPMMSAEPTVLTSEPSVMSETAETFDSMKASGHVASEVSQSLLESAATNPEPSQSALELPAMAVSELPAVAVPEPPTGTVPEPPAVTVLETPAMAILDPTAMVVSDSTAVAIPDPPTAEAVPETVALAESENVTISVPVVSALEPSVPVLEPAVSVPQANAVVSEPSVSVQESTVIISEPAITVSEQTQIIPTEIVAESTPMILESDVIKGVNLLSGDQILTPEIGMQEIPMHSDEEPHAEGHLKNDPYESDHGTNIDLNINNHLVAKGMEHDTVSAAATGAVGEIGEGNILSIGETKQCTVLDTCSSVSEADGGTLSSAGPFALEPDAVGTSKGIEFATASAVTSVSKYDVEVSLTTQDTEHDMIISTSPSGGSEADIEGPLPAKDIHLDLPSNNFISKDAEGPLPIKECDQTLAVALSPKESSGEDKEVPLPTKEILSDSGFSANIDDINEADLVRPLLPKDMERLTSLRAGIEGPLLASEVERDKSAASPVVISIPERASESSSEEKDDYEIFVKVKDTHEKSKKNKNRDKGEKEKKRDSSLRSRSKRSKSSEHKSRKRTSESRSRARKRSSKSKSHRSQTRSRSRSRRRRRSSRSRSKSRGRRSVSKEKRKRSPKHRSKSRERKRKRSSSRDNRKTVRARSRTPSRRSRSHTPSRRRRSRSVGRRSFSISPSRRSRTPSRRSRTPSRRSRTPSRRSRTPSRRSRTPSRRSRTPSRRRRSRSVVRRRSFSISPVRLRRSRTPLRRRFSRSPIRRKRSRSSERGRSPKRLTDLNKAQLLEIAKANAAAMCAKAGVPLPPNLKPAPPPTIEEKVAKKSGGATIEELTEKCKQIAQSKEDDDVIVNKPHVSDEEEEEPPFYHHPFKLSEPKPIFFNLNIAAAKPTPPKSQVTLTKEFPVSSGSQHRKKEADSVYGEWVPVEKNGEENKDDDNVFSSNLPSEPVDISTAMSERALAQKRLSENAFDLEAMSMLNRAQERIDAWAQLNSIPGQFTGSTGVQVLTQEQLANTGAQAWIKKDQFLRAAPVTGGMGAVLMRKMGWREGEGLGKNKEGNKEPILVDFKTDRKGLVAVGERAQKRSGNFSAAMKDLSGKHPVSALMEICNKRRWQPPEFLLVHDSGPDHRKHFLFRVLINGSAYQPSFASPNKKHAKATAATVVLQAMGLVPKDLMANATCFRSASRR, encoded by the exons ATGGCGACCAACATCGAGCAGATTTTTAGGTCTTTCGTGGTCAGTAAATTCCGGGAAATTCAACAGGAGCTTTCCAG TGGAAGGAATGAAGGCCAGCTCAATGGTGAAACAAATACACCTAATGAAGGAAACCAGGCAGGTGATGCAGCTGCCTCTGCCAGGAGCCTACCAAATGAAGAAATAGTTCAGAAGATAGAGGAAGTACTTTCTGGGGTCTTAGATACAGAACTACGATACAAGCCAG ACCTGAAAGAGGCCTCCAGAAAAAGTAGATGTGTGTCAGTACAAACAGATCCTACTGATGAAATTCCCACCAAAAAGTCAAAGAAgcataaaaagcacaaaaataaaaagaagaaaaagaagaaagaaaaggaaaaaaagtataagaGACAGCCAGAAGAATCTGAATCAAAGGCAAAATCACATCATGATGGGAACATAGATTTAGAATCAGATTCGTTTTTGAAGTTTGATTCTGAACCTTCCGCAATGGCACTGGAGCATTCTGTAAGAGCGTTTGGCCTTTCTGAGACCAGTGAATCTCCTGCAGTTGTGTTAGAACCTCCTGTGGTATCAATGGAGGTATCAGAGCCACATACCTTAGAAACTCTGAAGCCAGCTACAAAAACTGCGGAACTGTCAGTTGCATCAACATCCGTAATTTCAGTGCAGTCAGAGCAGTCTGTGGCAGTCACGCTGGAACCACCCATGACAAAGATTCTGGATTCCTTTACAATGGCACCAGTGCCCACTACAACAGTCGTGCTAAAGTCATCTGAGCCGGTTGTCACAATGTCTGTGGAATATCAGATGAAGCCTGTGCTGAAATCTTTGGATACCACACCTGCAGAGCAATCAAAGATGCTAGAACCGCCAGTAGCAAAAGGGCTAGAGCCATCGGAAACCCTTGTGGTATCATCCGAGATCACTGCTGAGGTGCACCCTGAGCCGAGTACATCAACAACGGTGGATTTTCCAGAGTCATCTGCAACTGAAGTGCTCAGATTGCCAGAGCAGCCTGTAGAAGTACCGTCGGAGATCGCAGATTCACCCATGACAAGACCACAGGAGTTGCCGGAGTTGCCGGAGTTGCCCAAGACCACAGCGTTGGAGCTGCCGGAGTCGTCGGTGGCCTCAGTGGTGGAGTTGCCGGGGCCACCCGCGACCTCCAAGCCGGAGTTGCAGGGGCCCCCTGTGACTCCATTGCTGGAGTTACCTGGGCCCTCTGCTACCCCGTTGCCAGAGTTGCCAGGCCCCCTTTCTACCCCAGTGTCTGAGTTGCTAGGGCCCCCTGCGACAGCAGTGCCTGAGTTGCCGGGGCCCTCTGTGACATCAGTGCCACAGTTGTCGCAGGAATTGCCAGGGCTTCCGGCACCATCCGTGGGGTTGGAGCCACCACAGGAGGTACCAGAGCCACCTGTGATGGCACAGGAGTTGCCAGGGCTGCCTGCGGTGACAGCAGCAGTAGAGTTGCCAGGGCAGCCTGCGGTAACGGTAGCAATGGAGTTGGCCGAACAACCTGTGACGACGTCAGAGTTGGAGCAGCCTGTGGGGATGACAACGGTGGAACATCCTGGGCAGCCTGAGGTGACGACGGCAGCAGGGTTGCTGGGGCAGTCTGAGGCAGCGATGGTGCTGGAGTTGCCAGGACAGCCAGTGGCAACGACAGCGCTGGAGTTGCCAGGGCAGCCTTCGGTGCCTGGGGTGCCAGAGTTGCCAGGGCTGCCTTCGGCAACTAGGGCGCTGGAGTTGTCAGGGCAGCCTGTGGCAACTGGGGCACTGGAGTTGCCTGGGCAGCTCATGGCAACGGGGGCACTGGAGTTCTCGGGGCAGTCTGGGGCAGCCGGAGCCCTGGAGCTTTTGGGGCAGCCTCTGGCAACAGGGGTGCTGGAGTTGCCAGGGCAGCCTGGGGCGCCAGAGTTGCCTGGGCAGCCTGTGGCAACTGTGGCGCTGGAGATCTCTGTTCAGTCTGTGGTGACAACAACGGAGCTGTCAACGATGACCGTGTCGCAGTCCCTGGAGGTGCCCTCGACGACAGCGCTGGAATCCTATAATACGGTAGCACAGGAGCTGCCTACTACATTAGTGGGGGAGACTTCTGTAACAGTAGGAGTGGATCCCTTGATGGCCCAGGAATCCCATATGTTAGCTTCTAACACCATGGAGACCCATATGTTAGCGTCCAACACCATGGACTCCCAAATGCTAGCATCCAACACCATGGATTCCCAGATGCTAGCGTCCAACACCATGGATTCCCAGATGTTAGCCTCTAGCACCATGGACTCCCAGATGTTAGCAACTAGCTCCATGGACTCCCAGATGTTAGCAACTAGCTCCATGGACTCCCAGATGTTAGCAACCAGCTCCATGGACTCTCAGATGTTAGCAACCAGCTCCATGGACTCCCAGATGTTAGCAACCAGCTCCATGGACTCCCAGATGTTAGCAACCAGTTCCATGGACTCTCAGATGTTAGCAACCAGCTCCATGGATTCCCAGATGTTAGCTACCAGCACTATGGATTCCCAGATGTTAGCGACCAGCACCATGGACTCCCAGATGTTAGCTACTAGCTCTATGGATTCTCAGATGTTAGCATCAGGCACTATGGACTCTCAAATGTTGGCCTCCGGCACCATGGATGCTCAGATGTTAGCATCTGGTACCATGGATGCCCAGATGTTAGCATCTAGTACCCAAGATTCTGCTATGTTGGGTTCAAAATCTCCTGATCCCTACAGGTTAGCTCAGGATCCTTACAGGTTAGCTCAGGATCCCTATAGGTTAGGTCATGACCCTTATAGGTTAGGTCATGATGCCTACAGGTTAGGGCAGGACCCGTATAGATTAGGCCATGATCCCTACAGACTAACTCCTGATCCCTACAGGATGTCACCTAGACCCTATAGGATAGCACCCAGGTCCTATAGGATAGCCCCCAGGCCGTACAGGTTAGCACCAAGACCCCTGATGTTAGCATCTAGACGTTCTATGATGATGTCCTATGCTGCAGAACGTTCCATGATGTCATCTTACGAACGCTCTATGATGTCCTATGAGCGGTCTATGATGTCCCCTATGGCTGAGCGCTCTATGATGTCAGCCTATGAGCGCTCTATGATGTCAGCTTATGAGCGTTCTATGATGTCCCCTATGGCTGAGCGCTCTATGATGTCAGCTTATGAACGCTCTATGATGTCAGCTTACGAGCGCTCCATGATGTCCCCAATGGCTGACCGATCTATGATGTCCATGGGTGCCGACCGGTCTATGATGTCGTCCTACTCTGCTGCTGACCGGTCTATGATGTCATCGTACTCTGCAGCTGACCGATCTATGATGTCATCTTACACTGCTGATCGTTCAATGATGTCTATGGCAGCTGATTCTTACACCGATTCTTATACTGATACATATACGGAGGCATATATGGTGCCACCTTTGCCTCCTGAAGAGCCTCCAACAATGCCACCATTGCCACCTGAGGAGCCACCAATGACCCCACCTTTGCCTCCTGAGGAACCACCGGAGGGTCCAGCATTACCTACTGAGCAGTCAGCATTAACAGCTGAAAATACTTGGCCTACAGAGGTACCAGCATTACCTCCTGAAGAGTCTGTATCACTGTCTGAACCTTCTGTGAGTCAAAGTGAGATTTCAGAGCCTTCGACATTGCCTGCTAATTATTCAGTGTCAGCATCAGATCCTTCAGTGTTAGCATCAGAGGCTGCTGTTACTGTTCCAGAACCACCATTAGAGCCAGAGTCTTCGGTTACATCAACACCCATAGAGTCTGCGGTAGTAGCAGAAGAGCATCAAATTGTTCCAGAGAGACCAATGACTTACATGGTATCTGAAACTCCCATGATGTCAGCTGAACCAACTGTATTAACATCAGAACCTTCAGTTATGTCTGAGACAGCAGAAACTTTTGATTCCATGAAAGCTTCAGGACATGTTGCCTCAGAGGTATCTCAGTCCCTCCTGGAGTCAGCTGCGACTAATCCAGAGCCATCACAGAGCGCTCTAGAGCTGCCAGCCATGGCTGTCTCAGAGCTACCAGCTGTGGCTGTCCCAGAGCCACCAACTGGGACTGTTCCAGAGCCCCCAGCTGTGACTGTCTTGGAGACCCCAGCCATGGCTATCCTGGACCCAACAGCTATGGTGGTCTCTGACTCAACAGCTGTGGCTATTCCAGACCCACCCACAGCTGAGGCTGTCCCAGAGACTGTGGCCTTGGCTGAGTCAGAGAATGTTACCATTTCTGTGCCAGTTGTTTCTGCCCTGGAGCCTAGTGTGCCTGTCCTGGAACCAGCAGTGTCAGTCCCTCAGGCTAATGCAGTTGTTTCAGAACCATCTGTTTCAGTGCAAGAATCCACTGTGATAATTTCAGAGCCTGCTATCACTGTCTCAGAACAGACCCAAATAATACCGACTGAGATAGTTGCAGAGTCTACACCAATGATACTGGAGTCTGATGTTATAAAAGGAGTGAATTTACTATCTGGTGATCAAATTCTTACTCCAGAGATTGGCATGCAGGAGATTCCCATGCATTCAGATGAAGAGCCGCATGCTGAAGGACACCTGAAGAATGACCCTTATGAAAGTGATCATGGTACAAATATAGACCTTAACATAAATAATCACTTAGTTGCTAAAGGGATGGAACATGACACAGTGTCTGCTGCCGCCACTGGTGCTGTTGGTGAAATTGGTGAAGGGAATATTTTATCCATCGGTGAGACTAAACAATGCACAGTATTGGATACATGCTCTAGTGTTAGCGAAGCTGATGGAGGAACTCTATCTTCTGCTGGTCCCTTTGCTCTTGAACCTGATGCAGTGGGAACCAGTAAGGGTATTGAATTTGCTACAGCATCTGCTGTCACTTCAGTTAGTAAATATGATGTTGAAGTGTCTTTAACCACTCAAGATACTGAACACGACATGATAATTTCCACTAGTCCCAGTGGTGGTAGTGAAGCTGACATAGAGGGACCTTTGCCTGCTAAAGACATTCATCTCGATTTACCATCTAATAACTTTATTAGTAAGGATGCAGAAGGACCATTACCTATAAAAGAGTGTGACCAGACATTAGCAGTTGCTCTCAGCCCTAAAGAAAGTAGTGGAGAAGATAAAGAAGTACCTCTCCCTACTAAAGAGATACTCTCTGATTCAGGATTTTCTGCCAATATTGATGATATTAATGAAGCAGATTTAGTGAGACCATTACTTCCTAAGGACATGGAACGTCTTACAAGCCTTAGAGCTGGTATTGAAGGACCTTTACTTGCAAGTGAGGTTGAACGTGACAAATCTGCTGCCAGTCCAGTCGTAATCAGTATACCAGAAAGAGCTTCAGAGTCCTCTTCAGAGGAAAAAGATGATTATGAGATTTTTGTAAAAGTTAAGGACACACatgagaaaagtaagaaaaacaagAACCGGGACAaaggtgagaaagaaaagaaaagagactccTCATTAAGATCTCGAAGTAAGCGTTCCAAGTCTTCTGAGCATAAATCACGCAAGCGTACCAGTGAATCTCGTTCTAGGGCAAGGAAGAGATCATCCAAATCTAAGTCTCATCGCTCTCAGACACGTTCAAGGTCACGTTCAAGAcgcaggaggaggagcagcaggTCAAGGTCAAAGTCCAGAGGAAGGCGATCTGTATCAAAAGAGAAGCGTAAAAGATCTCCAAAGCACAGGTCTAAGtctagggaaagaaaaagaaagagatcaagTTCCAGGGATAACCGGAAAACAGTTAGAGCTCGGAGTCGCACCCCAAGTCGTCGGAGTCGGAGTCACACTCCTAGTCGGCGAAGAAGATCTAGATCTGTGGGGAGGAGGAGCTTTAGTATTTCCCCAAGCCGCCGCAGCCGCACCCCAAGCCGCCGCAGCCGCACCCCAAGCCGCCGCAGCCGCACCCCAAGCCGCCGCAGCCGTACCCCAAGCCGCCGCAGCCGCACCCCTAGCCGCCGCAGCCGCACCCCAAGCCGCCGGAGAAGATCAAGGTCTGTGGTAAGGAGACGAAGCTTTAGTATCTCACCAGTAAGATTAAGGAGATCACGAACACCTTTGAGAAGAAGGTTTAGCAGATCTCCCATTCGTCGTAAACGATCCAGGTCTTCTGAGAGAGGCAGATCACCTAAACGTCTGACGGATTTga acAAGGCTCAATTACTTGAAATAGCCAAAGCTAATGCAGCTGCCATGTGTGCTAAGGCTGGTGTTCCTTTACCGCCAAACCTAAAGCCTGCACCTCCACCTACAATAGAAGAGAAAGTTGCTAAAAAGTCAGGAGGAGCTACCATAGAAGAACTAACTGAG aaatgcaaacAGATCGCACAGAGTAAAGAAGATGATGATGTAATAGTGAATAAGCCTCATGTTTcggatgaagaggaagaagaacctCCTTTTTATCATCATCCCTTTAAACTCAGTGAACCCAAACCCATTTTTTTCAATCTGAAT ATTGCTGCAGCAAAACCAACTCCACCAAAAAGCCAGGTAACATTAACAAAAGAGTTTCCTGTGTCATCTGGATCTCAACATCGAAAAAAAGAAGCAGATAGTGTTTATGGAGAGTGGGTTCCTGTAGAGAAAAATGGTGAAGAGAACAAAGATGATGATAATGTTTTCAGCAGCAATTTGCCCTCTGAG